A genomic window from Silene latifolia isolate original U9 population chromosome 11, ASM4854445v1, whole genome shotgun sequence includes:
- the LOC141612994 gene encoding mitochondrial metalloendopeptidase OMA1-like — MVLISCIKLKLLQLSSNFTKASQSSLVKKHDNNTHNNHRFSKNGRPTPTTVKSMTVIASSKPHRLALSIMTKFRKVSCVAILAMCMLLKVERVPFSNRRHLAFRSLPKRLSLLGTRFIADLNVETVILRYEFQSSKVLPSTHEKTLRVASIARKLGQGMYDTLGLQKEFSIVAYEPGNESNPVWTVGRQSGHALRKSSCDILNSRTSWFKRRYSTKHLEGAEWKITVIDSPVYNARLCSGKHIFVLTKMIDSCSDEELASNIGHEMGHAIARHLMDKVIADCSRYIFEAALFNKIMSFVYQHFVTSNNKIKLEKIGKDYSPRRQELEADYIGMMLMASAGYDPRVALIELSRAEYEYPNDIPYSDDIHPRGHDRIEYLKNPERMKKAMCLFRNYQLR; from the exons ATGGTTTTAATTAGCTGCATTAAACTAAAGCTTCTGCAACTGAGTTCAAATTTCACAAAAGCTTCTCAATCATCTCTTGTGAAAAAGCATGATAATAACACTCATAATAATCATCGTTTCTCGAAGAACGGTCGTCCTACGCCAACCACCGTGAAATCAATGACGGTAATCGCGTCATCAAAGCCACATAGATTGGCATTAAGCATCATGACCAAGTTTCGTAAGGTATCTTGTGTAGCAATACTTGCTATGTGCATGCTCCTTAAGGTAGAACGTGTCCCATTCTCGAATCGTCGACACTTGGCTTTTAGGTCACTCCCTAAGCGCTTATCATTACTTGGAACCCGGTTTATTGCGGATTTAAATGTAGAGACAGTGATATTAAGATATGAATTTCAAAGTAGTAAAGTTCTGCCATCGACACACGAGAAGACTTTACGTGTTGCGTCGATAGCAAGAAAATTAGGGCAAGGGATGTATGACACGCTAGGGTTACAGAAGGAGTTTAGTATTGTAGCGTATGAACCGGGCAATGAATCAAACCCGGTTTGGACCGTAGGACGACAGTCGGGTCACGCCTTGAGAAAATCATCATGTGATATATTGAATAGCAGGACATCATGGTTTAAGAGAAGGTATAGTACTAAGCATTTGGAAGGTGCTGAATGGAAAATAACTGTGATTGATTCTCCAGTGTATAATGCACGTTTGTGTTCTGGTAAACATATATTTGTTCTCACCAAAATGATTGACAGTTGTTCAGATGAAGAACTGGCCAGTAACATTGGCCACGAG atGGGACATGCAATAGCTCGACACCTAATGGATAAAGTAATAGCGGATTGTTCAAGATATATATTCGAAGCCGCATTATTTAATAAGATTATGTCTTTTGTGTATCAACATTTTGTAACCTCTAACAACAAGATCAAACTTGAGAAGATTGGGAAAGACTATTCACCCCGAAG GCAGGAACTTGAAGCGGATTACATAGGAATGATGTTGATGGCTTCAGCAGGATATGACCCTCGAGTAGCGCTAATTGAGCTATCCAGAGCTGAATACGAATACCCAAATGACATACCATACTCAGACGATATTCATCCGCGTGGCCACGATAGAATTGAGTACCTGAAGAACCCGGAAAGAATGAAGAAAGCTATGTGTTTGTTCAGAAATTATCAGCTACGGTAA
- the LOC141611212 gene encoding guanine nucleotide-binding protein subunit beta-2-like, with product MAATGEGKEKLTVAELKEKHSVAIEQVNSLRDQLKHRRRLLLDTDVASYATAQGKAPVSFGLTDLVCCRTLQGHTGKVYSLDWTPEKNRIVSASQDGRLIVWNALTSQKTHAIKLPCAWVMTCAFSPSGQSVACGGLDSVCSIFNLNSSADRDGNLPVSKTLSGHKGYVSCCQYVPDDDNHLITSSGDQTCILWDISTGLRTSVFGGEFQSGHTADVLSISINKSNSRMFVSGSCDGTARLWDTRVASRASRTFYGHEGDVNVVKFFPDGNRFGTGSDDGTCRLFDIRTGHQLQQYYQEHAENEVPHVTTISFSASGRLLFAGYSNGSCYVWDTLLARVVLNLGTLQNSHTGRISCLGLSADGSALCTGSWDSNLKIWAFGGHRRVI from the exons ATGGCGGCGACAGGAGAAGGTAAAGAGAAACTAACAGTTGCGGAGTTGAAGGAGAAGCATAGCGTCGCaattgaacaggttaattctCTTCGTGATCAGCTCAAGCATCGTCGTAGGCTTCTTCTTGATACCGACG TTGCGAGTTACGCTACGGCGCAAGGGAAGGCGCCGGTGAGTTTTGGACTGACTGATCTTGTATGTTGCCGGACATTGCAAGGTCATACCGGAAAG GTATATTCATTGGACTGGACCCCTGAAAAAAACCGAATTGTTAGTGCATCTCAAGATGGGAGGTTAATTGTGTGGAATGCCTTAACAAGCCAGAAAACTCATGCCATCAAGCTGCCTTGTGCATGGGTGATGACATGTGCTTTCTCTCCTAGTGGTCAATCGGTTGCCTGTGGTGGTCTTGACAGTGTTTGCTCGATTTTCAACCTTAATTCTTCCGCTGATAGAGATGGAAATCTCCCTGTCTCAAAAACTCTTAGTGGGCACAAAGGGTACGTGTCTTGCTGCCAATATGTTCCAGATGACGATAACCATTTAATTACCAGTTCTGGTGATCAAACTTGCATTTTGTGGGATATATCAACTGGCTTAAGAACTTCCGTCTTTGGAGGTGAATTTCAATCTGGACATACTGCTGATGTCTTAAG CATATCAATAAATAAATCAAACAGTAGGATGTTTGTCTCTGGCTCATGTGATGGGACTGCTCGACTGTGGGATACTCGCGTTGCTAGTCGTGCGTCGCGAACATTTTATGGCCATGAGGGAGATGTTAATGTTGTTAAATTCTTCCCAGATGGCAACAGATTTGGCACTGGCTCAGATGATGGCACATGCAGGTTGTTTGACATACGTACTGGACATCAACTTCAACAATACTATCAGGAGCATGCTGAAAATGAGGTTCCTCATGTGACAACCATTTCTTTCTCCGCGTCAGGAAGACTTCTTTTTGCGGGATATTCAAATGGGTCCTGTTATGTCTGGGACACATTGCTGGCAAGG GTGGTGTTGAATTTGGGAACTCTACAGAACTCGCACACAGGGAGAATAAGCTGTTTGGGCTTATCAGCTGATGGAAGTGCTCTATGCACTGGAAGTTGGGACTCCAATCTAAAG ATCTGGGCTTTTGGAGGACATCGTCGGGTAATCTAA
- the LOC141611214 gene encoding transcription termination factor MTEF1, chloroplastic, translating into MLISLHTITATHYCSRIRVLTRCSLSPTPLTTIRFHTDYHEKLSYLRNLGLVDSNPRNPNVPSRKCLDQILVIINYLKSKGFSENDFQKLASTCPKLFSSGLEPADIEPVFIFLAKDVSATSTESRGLILCCPGILFSNVEFCLRPTFAFLKDIGLKKLNSPTNLNAHLLNTRIGKLETKLAFLNSIGFTYEESLKACARLPAIFGYSIENNLQPKVEFLIGGMQRSIDELKEFPQYFAFSLTKRIVPRHMHLKQRGVHIALKRMLMPCDEKFYAKWR; encoded by the coding sequence ATGCTCATCTCCCTCCATACTATAACAGCCACACATTACTGCTCTCGTATTCGGGTATTAACCCGCTGCTCTCTCTCCCCTACGCCTCTCACGACTATCCGTTTTCACACAGATTACCACGAAAAACTATCGTACTTGAGGAATCTCGGATTGGTCGATTCAAACCCAAGAAACCCCAATGTGCCATCCCGAAAATGTTTGGATCAAATACTTGTCATAATAAACTACCTCAAATCCAAAGGTTTTTCCGAGAATGACTTCCAAAAACTCGCTTCCACATGCCCTAAACTCTTTTCATCTGGCCTTGAACCAGCCGACATTGAACCCGTGTTCATTTTTTTGGCTAAAGATGTTTCCGCGACATCCACAGAATCACGCGGACTGATTCTTTGTTGCCCCGGCATCTTGTTCTCTAACGTCGAGTTTTGCTTAAGGCCGACATTTGCCTTTCTCAAAGACATTGGACTAAAGAAGTTAAACTCTCCCACTAATCTTAATGCTCATCTTCTAAACACGCGCATTGGTAAGCTTGAGACAAAGCTTGCATTCTTAAACAGTATCGGATTTACATATGAAGAGTCATTAAAAGCGTGTGCTCGCTTGCCTGCGATTTTTGGTTATAGCATTGAAAATAATTTGCAGCCGAAGGTCGAGTTCCTGATAGGAGGAATGCAAAGGAGTATTGATGAACTGAAAGAGTTTCCACAGTACTTCGCCTTTAGCTTGACGAAGAGAATAGTGCCGCGGCACATGCATTTGAAGCAAAGGGGTGTTCATATCGCTTTGAAGCGAATGTTGATGCCTTGTGACGAGAAATTTTATGCGAAATGGAGATGA
- the LOC141611213 gene encoding coatomer subunit gamma, with product MAQPPIKKDDDRDDEAEYSPFLGIEKGAVLQEARVFNDPQLDPRRCSQVITKLLYLLNQGEIFTKTEATEVFFSVTKLFQSKDSGLRRMVYLIIKELSPSSDEVIIVTSSLMKDMNGKTDMYRANAIRVLCRITDGTLLTQIERYLKQAIVDKNPVVASAALVSGIHLLQTNPEIVKRWSNEVQEAVQSRAALVQFHALALLQQIRQNDRLAVSKLVSNLTRGSVRSPLAQCLLIRYISQVIQESGTSQTGDRPFYDYLESCLRHKAEMVIFESARAITELSGVTSRELTPAITVLQLFLSSSKPVLRFAAVRTLNKVAMTHPMAVTNCNIDMESLISDQNRSIATLAITTLLKTGNESSVDRLMKQITNFMSDIADEFKIVVVDAIRSLCLKFPLKFRSLMNFLSNILREEGGFEYKKAIVDSIVILIRDIPDAKENGLLHLCEFIEDCEFTYLSTQILHFLGVEGPKTSDPSKYIRYIYNRVILENATVRASAVSTLAKFGAMVDSLKPRVFTLLRRCLFDSDDEVRDRATLYLNMLGGDGAVVETDKDAKEFLFGSLDVPLSNLENSLKNYEPSEEPFDINSVSREIKSQPLAEKKATNKKPTGLGAPPTEPSSAVDAYEKLLSSIAEFSSFGKLFKSSSPVELTEPETEYSVNVVKHIFDGHIVFQYNCTNTIPEQLLENVTVIVDASEAEEFGEVTSKPLKSLPYDSPGQTFVAFQKPEGVPAVGKFTNVLRFFVKEVDPSTGEAEDDGVEDEYQLEDMEVVAADYMLRVGVSNFRNAWESIGDDFEKVDEYGLGPRENLAEAVYAVITLLGMQPCEGTEVVPKNSRSHSCLLSGVYMGSAKVLVRLQFGLDSSREVAMKLTVRSEDETVSDTIHEIVASG from the exons ATGGCGCAACCTCCCATTAAGAAAGATGACGATCGCGACGATGAAG CTGAATACTCTCCCTTTTTGGGGATCGAAAAGGGGGCCGTTTTACAGGAAGCTAGGGTTTTTAATGATCCTCAGCTTGATCCTCGACGATGTTCTCAG GTCATTACTAAGCTTCTGTACTTACTGAACCAAGGAGAGATATTTACAAAG ACTGAAGCTACGGAAGTGTTCTTTTCTGTCACCAAACTGTTCCAGTCAAAAGACTCTGGTTTAAGAAGAATGGTGTATTTGATAATTAAGGAACTCTCGCCTTCTTCTGATGAG GTCATCATTGTCACCAGCTCCTTGATGAAGGACATGAACGGCAAGACTGACATGTACAGGGCGAATGCTATAAGGGTGCTTTGTCGGATTACGGATGGTACACTTCTCACACAGATAGAAAGATATTTGAAACAAGCTATTGTTGATAAGAACCCTGTTGTTGCTAGTGCTGCTCTAGTTAGTGGCATTCATTTGCTCCAG ACAAACCCTGAGATAGTGAAACGATGGAGTAATGAGGTCCAAGAAGCTGTCCAATCACGTGCTGCTCTTGTACAATTTCATGCTTTAGCTTTGTTGCAGCAG ATTAGGCAGAATGACCGTTTAGCTGTGAGTAAGCTTGTGTCAAATTTGACCCGAGGATCTGTCCGCTCACCTTTGGCACAATGCCTCTTGATCAGATACATAAGCCAG GTTATTCAAGAGTCCGGAACTTCCCAAACTGGTGACCGTCCATTTTATGACTACCTTGAAAGTTGCCTTCGTCACAAGGCAGAAATGGTTATTTTCGAGTCTGCAAGAGCAATTACTGAGCTCAGTGGTGTTACAAGTCGAGAACTGACCCCAGCAATAACAGTCCTACAGCTGTTTCTAAGCTCTTCAAAGCCTGTTTTACGTTTTGCAGCTGTTCGTACTTTGAATAAG GTCGCTATGACACATCCTATGGCAGTTACAAACTGTAACATTGACATGGAGAGCTTGATATCTGACCAGAATAGAAGCATTGCCACTCTTGCTATTACAACACTTCTGAAAACTGGAAATGAGTCTAGTGTAGACCGCCTCATGAAACAAATCACGAACTTCATGTCAGACATTGCTGATGAGTTTAAGATCGTTGTTGTTGATGCCATTAGATCTCTATGTCTGAAGTTCCCTCTGAAATTCAGATCATT GATGAATTTCCTTAGTAACATCCTTAGGGAAGAAGGTGGTTTTGAGTACAAGAAAGCAATTGTTGATTCTATCGTCATTCTTATCAGAGATATCCCAGATGCCAAAGAAAACGGACTTCTGCATCTTTGTGAATTTATTGAGGACTGTGAATTCACCTATCTTTCCACTCAG ATTCTGCATTTCTTGGGTGTGGAGGGGCCAAAGACTTCAGATCCCAGCAAATACATACGTTATATTTATAACAGAGTAATTCTTGAGAATGCTACTGTTAGAGCCAGTGCTGTGAGCACGCTGGCTAAGTTTGGTGCGATGGTTGATTCATTAAAG CCTCGTGTTTTCACTCTGTTGAGGCGCTGCCTTTTTGACAGTGATGATGAG GTTCGTGATAGGGCAACCCTTTATCTGAACATGTTGGGAGGTGATGGTGCTGTCGTTGAAACTGACAAAGATGCAAAGGAATTCCTTTTTGGTTCACTGGATGTTCCGTTATCCAATCTGGAGAACAGCCTAAAAAATTAT GAGCCCTCTGAGGAACCCTTTGATATTAACTCGGTTTCCAGGGAGATCAAGTCCCAACCCCTTGCTGAGAAGAAAGCAACAAACAAAAAGCCAACTGGATTGGGTGCTCCTCCAACAGAACCTTCTTCTGCTGTCGATGCTTATGAAAAATTACTTTCGTCGATTGCAGAGTTTTCTTCCTTTGGCAAGCTTTTCAAG TCTTCGTCTCCTGTGGAGCTTACTGAACCTGAGACAGAGTATTCAGTGAATGTTGTCAAACACATATTTGATGGACACATTGTGTTCCAGTACAACTGCACTAATACGATCCCTGAGCAACTACTAGAGAAT GTTACTGTTATCGTAGATGCTTCTGAAGCAGAGGAATTTGGTGAAGTAACATCCAAGCCTCTAAAGTCTCTTCCATATGACTCACCTGGACAGACATTTGTGGCTTTCCAGAAGCCTGAGGGGGTGCCTGCTGTAGGGAAATTTACAAATGTCCTAAGATTTTTTGTCAAGGAG GTTGATCCATCTACTGGTGAGGCAGAAGATGATGGTGTGGAGGATGAATATCAACTGGAAGACATGGAAGTTGTGGCAGCTGATTACATGTTGAGAGTTGGTGTTTCTAATTTTAGAAATGCTTGGGAAAGCATAGGCGATGATTTCGAAAAGGTTGATGAATATGGTCTTGGCCCAAGGGAGAATTTGGCAGAAGCAGTATATGCTGTCATCACCTTACTGGGAATGCAACCTTGTGAG GGTACCGAGGTTGTCCCAAAAAATTCAAGGTCACACTCATGCCTACTATCTGGAGTGTATATGGGCAGCGCGAAAGTACTTGTTCGTTTGCAGTTTGGTCTTGATTCAAGCAGAGAAGTAGCAATGAAGCTGACTGTTAGATCAGAAGATGAAACTGTTAGCGACACCATTCACGAAATAGTTGCAAGCGGCTGA